caatattaatttttaaaaactgccCAGTTCGTAATCATACTAAACCATAACTGATCCATTTTACACAGGCGCGGGTCCAAAGGAGGAGGTGGCAAGGGGCTACGGCCCCACCGTAAACTCTGCTACACAGGTAAATTTTAGGATGTCTGTTTTTGATAGCcaataaaatacgatacaCACATTGTATTGACCCACCCTCCCCCCGTAAATTTAGTCTGGGTCCGCGCCTGATTTTACAAAGCAAGCAAACTACTGcgaaattagaattttattttattactagttCATAGCATTTTATGTATATCGTGTAATTATAAGTGACGGAgtcgtaaataaaaatacatactgaatattattatatagttaaaatcgATGAGCTTGCTACTTAGAAACATTACAGAGCCGCTCAATGTCTAtactatattagttttaaagagCTTGTGGCACAATAATTAGGTTCTTTTTCATTTCTTCGTTCACAGTATAGATGATGGGTACGTTGAACTCTGATGAAAACTATgtcaatactttattataatttttttgttttcattatttgtcaCAATACGGGAATACATGGAAAATGGTCATGTTATTAACGAACGGATCACGCCGTGCCCCTATTTGACTTTTAAGTTACCTATAAAGCATGTACTGAACagtaagtaaatttttatttttttttacaaaagtaataaaaaaaaaacttggttttgtatgaataataagattttaacACTGTTTGAACACGCCCGACAGATAAATCTATTAATCGATTAAAAAACcgtgtttattatatgttttaagcCACGTGAAGAGGCATAAACGTCAACGATCGTAGAAGTGGACTGTATAGACGGGCGGTCGATAACGCCACACACCGCTATAACTATTGTAAAAGACAGTGCCGTACCGAtcgaattttaattgaaacttcgcccatataataggtatattataaaggcGGACATACCGCTATTTGTCATTCGTCTGTGTTGAGAGTGCCTTTGAGTTTGGACTCGTTGGCTCATGTTATACGATGGAAATGCATGTACAGTGCGATTATATGACTTGCAGTTATTACCTGTCTATTACTACTTAGTACACAGGTAGTACGATTACGGAGCGCCGCccatttatatagtatttgggTGTGCCGCCGAATGAACATCTGATcgacacacacatatatattaattttttatttaataatacgtatcTATCGCTGCAGTCTAATACAGAACTCGAATGCTGAAGGACCGACCAAATTGTTAAGTGTCATCGTATGCTTCAGGTCTAAGTGTGTTTAGTAAAGGACGCGACCTCCACCCCAAAAATTCGATCCGTAAGTACCTAATAcccaataatttgtatttttgtattactaaAGCTGGTTTAAGGCCATTACAGCAATTTCTatattcattcaattttttcaaatttttcaaattttataaaaaaaaataatgtatattgacatgacattattcaataatatttttgttttgtaatggACGTAAGTTCAAATGTCTCAAAAAGCTAAGCTGCAAGTGGAAAAACATAACGCAAGAGTTATGTTCACTTtagaagatattttataaacatttatttaaaaaattgtagataacatcttgtaaatattataatatttaaattatttttcaaaaaaagcaACAAACTTTTAACGTCATGTTTTATGCATCGTTTATGgaaatatgaaatgtataaacgcATTATAGATTCACGAATATACCTACGTTAAAAGGCAATCTCCTCTTTATCTTGACCTTAAAAAAAGGCTAATCGCGCCAATTCAGTAATTTGGTAATAATTGCTTGACGAATTAGCTGGACAACCTGGACGTATGGACTCAGTGGCGTCATGAGCATATTTCTTTAAGATTTGCtccaaacaattttaagtggttttgtaattttgttagtgtaaaaatattttttcatttgttacaattatttttgaaatattgaataagtAATATGTTGGCATTAATTccgtgtaataaattatatcattttacaatgtttatattttactgatttATTCAAGGAATCAGCAAGAAgataataaaactacaaaagtAGGTACTGTTAAGGGAACTGAGGCAATTATATGAAGTTTagtgcatttattattttgaagttatagattatatcaatatttattttaacattaaaaaaacgtaaatgAAGTCACCCCCCttcaaaaccattttttgACGGGATAGcaaatgattttcaaattcaaaaaaccattttggaATCGagtacttaattttcaaacaaagtTTTGGAGTGATAACTCCTTGCACGTAATTTATTCACATCTAAGCTTTATTATTTTCCCAAGTGGATAAAATGTTCTTGAtgtcataacaatataatgttgaTGACGTGCAGTCAGACTGCAATTTTATCGGCGAAGTGTGCTATCTATTCGTGTATGTTTAGGCTTCTAATAgtcaatgaatatatttaattttgcataataCTTTATCATTACATCGTGGTCTAAACTGACTTTTTCAGTGTGATTAATctacataatgataatttaatatagtaacgaaattaaatattaacaataatatttttttcagactCTTTGTTAAACGCATATAGAATTAATAAGGCTCGgattttataacacaatatgatTAGTATAGCAAAGAGTATGATCCAAATGATGTGATTTGCATAATTTTTCGCAAAAATGTCAtctataatttcttttattgcattatattagTCAAGTACTAGCCTACCATATTAAGCCAAAAATCGTTTGAATTATCTTATTGTtacatctttaaaattattttattttttatcgatgtaatataattaatatttacatggctgataaaatatttaccaaaatacaagttattatagttttataaaagagtgtttttaaaaaggaaaaaatagaagaattttgttttattttgtatattcaaacaaataaataaagggcttttttttgcaattataaattattttttaacgatttattttGCTTCAAAATTTAAGctctattaattaataataaaattaagtcttcatattctaatatattcattaaacatatttgaattcaaGCGATTtacagtgataataataaaattatgtcatAGCTGGcgtatttctattttaattttatataaaatgcatgCGGTCGttagtgttaaattatttaaccatgatatatttaatcattgcAATCAAACCAAAAACTTTGATGTtcagattttattttctaatcttTGTGGACTATGCAGTAGCACGTGTTGCGTATTGGTAAACTTCATATTATTCTCGTAACCATGTCTACTGTCAGAAATTCACACCGTACTGACAAAACGTTGGGTTTATGATTCATTAtcgaaatttgtaatttaatatcttaCATTGAATATTGCAGTATTTTTGTCTTTTATATTCGTTTAAGCtcagtaaacaaaatacaatattatatattaggttaattaatattgacctAATTAATAAGTGATAAGCGagtgacatttttattaagtatgtggcggttattttgatgtttcattgttataaaataaacaatattttgttcgtatttttagtttcaatgTTCGGTTTCTATCATAttaccgataaaaaaaaaaccgtttagagtctataataattaactaataacctTTACTTGGACAATCGCTTAGACGGattacattgaaatattatagacgAAACAGAATTggacataaataattagttttattaatagtttcgcaattattaatacaaattaattattcctaAGTATTGCTCTATCtagtttaaaattctattatgtatcgttatttccattttttttcctttgatcctataaaatactattatcgctaataattcatttaattctccattgattcaaaatatacttaatttactaTGCATTTTTTGGTTTacgtcattttttatatttttaatacgtagATTTCTACAATATGGAGCATTTTTCtcgaattttagatttttaataaaatttgttcaaaaaataattgtattattattattggtagatttttattattacaagtgTTCTGAGTttataaccaataaataataatcgacaTCTTATATcgttataagtacttattatacacatacactaATCATACACACTCGTCGAACCTAacgcttatattatttatattttaatttttaatttatttttaattatttcatacatttttttttttactgtaaattaaacttacattttttaagtcaGCATAGTTTTGGGTTGTAAACAGGAATAGGTCTAacatataaatgcatttttttgttaacacagttatataaatgtattattataaattacaattgtatttacGATATTAATAACTTCTTACTTTTTAgcagtattttcattttattttttttgatacataggtaatatatatttttaaattgtatgatagATATACTATGAAACAACTTGCTGAGGCATTAGTTCAATGCGAATCAGACGAACAACGTCGCGAACACCTGATTGAATCACTCGATGATCTGTCGTTTGATTATCCCGATATTTACTCAATGCTATTTAGGGAGATGAAAAATAGAGAACTGGCAGCTAACGATCCGAACAAAATCTCTGAATGGTTAAGCACTTCTAATAAGTCAAACTcaattgtaaaaattcatGAAGCATTGCTATTAGTTAAAAACGATGACATGATGATTAAAGAAGaacatttagataatttaaagcaTATGCTTTGCCGCACAATAGAAAATGGAACTCACATGGAGGAGGTAGTAAAAATATGCTATTTGATTGAGAAATCTCCATCTTTGAAAAACATACACGAGTAAGTACATTTGTTTCCAATGTATAAGTACAccatttcaaataatacactccatttttattttataagtatcatTTGGATTTTGacagtataacaataaaaaaggtATAACGTGTAATAAGGTCAGAGCAGTCCTTAAGGCTTGTTGAGCGAGAACCTTACCCTTGTAGGGCgtcgttaaaattatacactatTCGGGTGTAACGATTGCGCCAAGCCTATTTTACATGCGAAAAATGCAACACAATTGAGCTATTTTACCCTTCTCTCTGTAACAAACAGGTTAGCTCCCAATTTGCAGCTTTTTAATTTcgccaaattatttaattttttttttttttttaactccattagatttaatcataatagaaGATTAGTCATTAAaggtaaaataagtttatttataattaattgaaaatttatagaaaaatgtaacTTTAGACGAACTAAAAATGTTGCATCGATCCTAGTAAATTTAGTTGGTGAGTTAGCATATGCAGCTTTAAACTTGTACCTAAAGTTTTAGAGATTCAAGCCGCCAATGATCATACGACACTGATTGTGTATTGTGCTGTTGACTTTGCAGTTATCGCCGCTTGGACACTTTATTCttactattttacttttaattattggggatttattaatctataacTTCAGAATTTAGATAGTATATAGTACTATGGTCGtttcaaatgataaatatttcactGTGCCTCTTTACAAATCACAAATtcataaccatattataaaataaaaataatttaagatttttgcaACGAAATGGGATTAATTTTGCGGTGAAATAGCACAACCGAGAAATGAAAAGGTGACAAACGGGATAcggcaaataaaaaaatgatggtTGCACTCGagcttataatataggtattgtcCTTATGGGAGTTTGTAATTTGCacttaaattaaagaaatgtaATTTGCATTTAGCACCACTACAGGTAGttaaaaatagtgttttaatttgCACCAAAATAATGGTATGTAATTTGCACCTCTCACAGGTagtcaaaaatgtaatttataccaaaatgattatttatttgttcgaTTATCGAATATTcgattttgaaatattcaattattcctTGATATCCTCGTTGACCTCAAGACTAGATAGATAcgaatgacttttttttatattcataattttacgattttatataaacttacaacaatatatgtataagcccagctattttataaattagaacttattttatatatcttaaatttgtattaggaTATAGAAACTTGTAAGTTGGTACTATCGAGATACTATTGAAaacataattgattttaattttgatgtaaATTACATACCTATCCTTATTTTGATGCAAATTAcaaacgtatttttaaaaaatggtgCAAATTACACAtgctgtgtatatattattttaattttgtagcaAATTGACTACAACCGCCCTTATTCCCCTTAGTGGCATTATAAACatctgttatattttttttcataaacatatttgccaaatatgtataaaataaatactaaaattctacaagtacttaatttatatattatattggaaaaatacgtttatgaaaaaaatatgacagaTGTTTATAATgccatatattaataaagtatacagTCGAACTTGATAAACTCGAACTTGGTCAACTCGAACTAGTTTAAGCTTACCAAGTCCAACTGTAGTTTTAAATAgcttattgaaaaaatgttaaaagagcaatacctatattatagactCGAGCATAATCGTGGTGTGTTTTTACAGGTAAAGAGGTGAAATAGATTCAATAGCGCTAGTCAGTACAGCACAttcgtattaattatacacatttacttataattataatatgactgatttttatatgtttttttaataacaggaattgtacttataaaataatactctttttaataatttttaataattttctaggaatatataactattaaaatgaacTTGATTgatcaatgattaaaaatacaatatattattctttaaaaattatttagttatttgaaAGTgcacaaattacaatttgaataagGTGAATAATGACGCAAATTACAATTGCTTAAGGTACGAGATGGCGGAAATTACATACTAcccttttatttagttttatgtgACGTCAACTTAACCTGAAAAAATAgcacaaattaacaaaattaatttttagatatggtgcaaattatatacatatttttttctttaggtTGTTTTTTGCGCAAATTACACACACCCGCGTTTTTCGCATGCAGCTCGAGTGTAATTGTATTTCACCGCACTATTCATAACCACACATTTTAGACCATTCAATGCTCCACAAATTGTTTCTATTGTTAAAAAAGGAAATTTGGTgggtcaataattaaaaatggctCACATTTAAtagatagttaaaaattaaacatttatagttgtttgataaatcgttgtaaaattaatttaatatacgagatctaataatttttatattaatttaaattaattaaatttataaaaaggtaaaataaagtatgcataatatactattatacttaaatatctaaattgaaataaatgtgcatcctattgttttcaaatattatattaaaataaataaataattgcaatgcttattattgtgtgattttgattaaatttgataacaaCTGCGTTCTAAACAATaatgtgattttaaataaatatgtgccTTATTGTTACATATTGGTACGTGCGCTATGAAATGGTTTGATTAGTGGAAAATTACCTATgcgtaatttttgtataaaagtgTGTGGATTTGAACGAcagtcttttttttaaatgtgcagTTATGATGTAGTTATGACGACGCCGCGGCACCACTAGTTCCGCATTTtcataagtacaataaaaaattaaaacgacgagtaaaaaaatatatcatcttAATCGTGTAAATTGTCTAAATGAAATATACGTAATAGGGACGTATGttgtgtaaaatttatattaatatattatatacataaattgtatgtgtatataatgttaacaTCTGAGTTATATTTTTGGTGATGCTCGGAATATTGGTACGgtccatacatttataacaaaagaaataaaaaacgcGGAAAACTGGtactattcaaaatttaattttcagtggtcctaaaatattgacaatgtttataatataattttgataaatcacCATCGTCaacaagttaaatttaaataatacttaaaacaaaaaaataatgtaagcaatcaaaattaacaaaaaacacTTGGAGTTTCTCGTGTTCTTACAGATTTTTccttaatactatttttaacaacaattatCTCCTCTATTTTGTTGTTAGCTGTGCACTTATGTGAAATTTCATTAGTAAAATTTACGTACTGGAATTTCAGTTAGttccataaatacataaataaaataatattatagcttacCGGTTTGATCAAATTAGTTGTTACTTTTCCCgggcatttaaaatttgtgttttGTGTGCATTTCCAccttatagaattattaatctTCCTCAAAACCACATAAGAATATTTCTTATGTACTATTAACTCACTGCCTCTTTGACTTTCAAAATTGTCCATTATATGAtacttattagatataatttttgtttaagtaaaaaatataacacactCAATCCACTATTGCGAATGATGTACTGGTGAGAacttgttgtatattatagttcataACAATTATcgattaatagatatttatcgtattattttcactagtataatagttaaatatatcacTGATTGTAATGCAATTTTAGGCACTGCAGTTTTACTCTGTCACTACTCACGAGCCGCATAAATCGTAAAGGACGGCTCTGAAtaaggtgtataatatttacatatatgtatatgtatagatttataaaaagaagaataacaagttataaattatatttaaatataataggtatattatagttaataactaatatttcaaCTACTTAACtgcaaaaatttataattataaaaataaatataaactgtgTGACTcatcttttttaattattaattaaagacaTAGCTTTCCTTTATgacagtatattttaattaattatagacttTTAAAACACCTTGTTGATCAAGTAAAACAACTACCCAACGATAATAATTGCTACACGGACATGGATGATTACTGGAAAGATTATTTCAAACGAACTCAAATCGACTTTTCCGAATCTCTGGATATCCAAAGTGTTCAACAAgaacaaaaacataaacagGACGCACGTGtgtggaaaaaaatcaaacacttACATTTAAATCCTCTGCACGATCTTCCTAATTTCGACCGtaagaattattaaacacaCGCATAgactaatttgttaaattataaagcgttatcatttaaaattatatacaatttttatttcagtgaAATGTTTTGGTAATAACCATCTCGAAATGGTTGTAGCCGCTCATAGGCGTAATATTTTGGGTGACCAGACGATCGTTGATCAGGACATGGATGGAGCATTCACCAAATGGCTTCACTTTTGTAAGCTAAAAAGATACCAATGGTTTTTCAATAACCTCAGCTACCTTGAAATTGTACTTATTGACGAGGAAAATATCGAAAAGCTTATCGCCAAGGTGAACAAGAACTCTAAGAAGGAAAACAACATTAAGGATTGTGCTCAGAAGAAAATATGCGTGGAGACAAAAGTTCTGAGACATAGACCAATAAAACTGAACAATTTGATAACGGTAATCATGCAGCTAAACGTTTTgaattgaagtatttttaatgcattataggtacctacgaataatattatatcaatacccGATTTCAAATGAATTGCAGGCCTTAGATTCCAATGTGGATTTGGATGACATGagcaaatttattacatacatgCGGAAGATACTTCATTATCCCATCCCGAATAAGAACTGTGTCATTGACGAGCAACTACAACAAGATATAATCACCATTATAGACAAATATATGAATCATCTAATGAAAATACTTGACACAGTTGAATTCCTTGCCGCCAAAAGCCGGCTCGGAATTATCATTAACAAGTACCTAGAGTGCATATCGTTAATCAACGGAAATCAGACATTCGCAGATCATCATATCAACTTACTGTGTATTTTCGAAGAAGTACTGAAGAATAAAGTCCTTAATATGCACAGAGACttcaactaaatataataattaactattcgCGTGTTTTCTAGGTTTTTCttgattttacattattgttttaaaaaatcgttgttttcattttaaatgcatGTAAATtggaacataaatattaatagaataaaactCTCGTcgattattaatgataacttataatatatgcttgtTAGTTGTGTTTACGGCTCTACTATCAGTCAACCATCTGTcgaaaatcttttatttaaatatacgaaATTTGTAGGAAATATTTCTCGATATCTTAAAGTTCGGATTAATGTAGTACGTGGTCGTCGTataatacgcgtataatatttcgt
This genomic stretch from Rhopalosiphum maidis isolate BTI-1 chromosome 3, ASM367621v3, whole genome shotgun sequence harbors:
- the LOC113558877 gene encoding uncharacterized protein LOC113558877, whose amino-acid sequence is MKQLAEALVQCESDEQRREHLIESLDDLSFDYPDIYSMLFREMKNRELAANDPNKISEWLSTSNKSNSIVKIHEALLLVKNDDMMIKEEHLDNLKHMLCRTIENGTHMEEVVKICYLIEKSPSLKNIHELLKHLVDQVKQLPNDNNCYTDMDDYWKDYFKRTQIDFSESLDIQSVQQEQKHKQDARVWKKIKHLHLNPLHDLPNFDLKCFGNNHLEMVVAAHRRNILGDQTIVDQDMDGAFTKWLHFCKLKRYQWFFNNLSYLEIVLIDEENIEKLIAKVNKNSKKENNIKDCAQKKICVETKVLRHRPIKLNNLITALDSNVDLDDMSKFITYMRKILHYPIPNKNCVIDEQLQQDIITIIDKYMNHLMKILDTVEFLAAKSRLGIIINKYLECISLINGNQTFADHHINLLCIFEEVLKNKVLNMHRDFN